A genomic window from Candidatus Methylacidiphilum fumarolicum includes:
- a CDS encoding sodium:solute symporter: protein MSTSLWLDGLVIVFFLSLIFGIGLYSSKNGQEKKYDDLTLGGRKMPWWSILGSIIAAETSAGAFLGTPAEGYVLQNYTYLQLALGTILARVIIAFFFIKPFFQLKVHSIYQFLELRFGPLTQKIASAIFLLTRVLAMGTRLYVAAIILVVGTQILFQKTLSPLQEVSLYFFSIVLISTFTAIYTTLGGIKAVIWTDLLQAAVMLLGGIIAFWILVEKLSFVYPFPTLFHKLIDRPWVTMGIIPSKGLLENLLVILAIDYTIWSALIGSTFTTMATHGTDQDIVQRLLTAKDYQRSRLSLILSGFADIPIGFLFLSIGLLLSFFYSTHADSALPTNPNEIFSYFIITQLPSGIRGIVIAAIFATATGSLSAALNALATSFCQDWMHPPMNAIADEKKKVASLRAATIVFAFLTSLIGIGTAIYVVYSPEARILPIILGIIGFTYGPLLGVFLLGLLTRTRGSDKKNAYAMAAGFLAVFILSGPLFGGDPKPNAPGSLMPFPIPHIAFPWRICIGALTTFCIGLVFGEKEKIPPQSDTPLSPNGGGLLTTSRKL, encoded by the coding sequence ATGTCTACATCCTTATGGCTTGATGGGCTAGTCATCGTTTTTTTCCTTTCTCTTATTTTTGGGATTGGTCTTTACAGCAGCAAGAATGGTCAAGAGAAAAAATACGATGATCTCACCCTTGGAGGTAGAAAAATGCCCTGGTGGTCGATCCTAGGATCGATTATTGCTGCAGAAACAAGCGCTGGGGCCTTCTTAGGAACACCTGCGGAAGGCTACGTCCTTCAAAACTACACTTATTTACAACTGGCTCTAGGAACTATCCTAGCCAGGGTGATCATCGCTTTTTTTTTTATCAAGCCTTTTTTTCAACTGAAAGTTCATTCTATCTACCAATTTTTAGAACTTCGCTTTGGGCCACTTACCCAAAAGATCGCCTCGGCAATCTTTCTTTTGACTCGGGTTCTTGCCATGGGGACGCGCCTCTATGTCGCGGCAATCATTCTAGTAGTTGGCACCCAAATTCTCTTCCAGAAAACTCTCAGTCCATTACAGGAAGTGAGCCTCTACTTCTTTTCTATTGTCCTGATCAGTACTTTTACGGCTATTTATACCACCCTTGGAGGGATCAAAGCGGTCATCTGGACTGATCTCCTCCAGGCTGCTGTGATGCTTCTAGGCGGTATTATTGCTTTTTGGATTCTGGTGGAAAAACTCTCTTTTGTTTATCCATTCCCCACACTTTTCCATAAACTCATCGATCGACCCTGGGTTACTATGGGCATTATCCCCTCAAAAGGTCTGCTTGAAAACTTGCTAGTGATTCTGGCTATCGATTATACCATATGGTCGGCTTTGATCGGCTCGACTTTTACTACCATGGCCACGCATGGGACTGATCAAGACATCGTCCAGCGACTCCTCACGGCAAAAGATTACCAGAGAAGTAGGCTTTCTTTGATCCTCTCTGGATTTGCTGATATACCGATCGGTTTTCTTTTCCTTTCCATTGGCCTGTTGTTATCTTTTTTCTACTCAACGCATGCCGATTCGGCTCTTCCAACAAATCCAAACGAAATATTCTCCTATTTCATCATCACTCAGCTCCCTTCGGGCATTCGAGGCATTGTCATCGCCGCGATTTTCGCCACGGCTACTGGTTCGTTAAGTGCGGCTTTAAATGCGCTAGCCACCTCTTTTTGTCAGGATTGGATGCATCCCCCAATGAATGCCATCGCCGATGAGAAAAAAAAGGTAGCTAGCCTGCGCGCTGCCACCATTGTTTTTGCTTTCCTCACTTCCCTTATCGGGATTGGTACAGCGATTTATGTCGTCTACTCCCCCGAAGCAAGAATATTACCAATTATTCTTGGGATCATTGGCTTTACGTATGGCCCACTACTTGGTGTGTTTCTTTTGGGGCTACTGACTAGGACAAGAGGCAGCGACAAAAAGAATGCCTACGCCATGGCAGCAGGCTTTCTTGCCGTATTTATTCTAAGTGGCCCTCTGTTTGGAGGGGATCCAAAACCGAATGCGCCTGGTTCGTTAATGCCCTTTCCAATCCCTCATATTGCTTTCCCTTGGAGAATATGTATTGGCGCACTAACCACTTTTTGCATTGGGCTAGTATTTGGAGAAAAAGAAAAGATTCCTCCCCAGAGTGACACGCCTCTATCCCCTAATGGGGGTGGGCTTCTCACCACATCTCGTAAGCTCTAG
- a CDS encoding bifunctional riboflavin kinase/FAD synthetase, producing MYFLYQKFPESADNEGGSTLSSVKEEEILSLFALQENKQIENIAIGVFDGIHLGHQKILRNLLSLGSKENSLVITFEPHPLAIIAPERVPPKLVSLQQKKTLFEIYGLKHILFIRFDQRLRELTAEAFIIELKKAFPRLKRVVVGEDFRFGWNAEGNVRLLREKGHLLGFETIVVTPLLFQGQSISSTKIRKAIERRDFSLASQLLGRSYRIEGIVGTGQGVGKTIGFPTANLEHIVQLLPPPGVYGCQVVYNKEIFIGVANYGRRPTVQEEGRLNLELHLIDFEGNLYGQTLSLFNFHFLREEKRFLSVEELKQQIAKDIEKTKSFFL from the coding sequence ATGTACTTTCTCTACCAGAAGTTTCCAGAATCCGCAGACAATGAGGGGGGATCCACGCTCTCCTCTGTAAAAGAAGAGGAAATTCTCTCCCTGTTTGCTCTTCAGGAAAATAAGCAAATTGAAAATATAGCTATTGGTGTGTTTGATGGGATTCATCTTGGTCACCAGAAAATATTAAGAAACTTGCTTTCTTTAGGATCGAAAGAGAACAGTCTGGTCATTACGTTTGAACCACATCCTTTGGCAATTATCGCGCCTGAACGGGTTCCACCAAAACTCGTTTCTCTACAGCAGAAGAAAACCCTTTTTGAGATCTATGGACTCAAACACATTCTTTTTATTCGATTTGATCAGCGACTAAGAGAACTTACAGCAGAAGCCTTTATAATAGAGCTAAAGAAAGCTTTCCCAAGATTAAAAAGAGTCGTGGTGGGAGAGGATTTTCGATTCGGCTGGAATGCGGAAGGCAATGTACGTCTTTTAAGAGAAAAGGGCCACCTATTAGGCTTTGAAACCATTGTCGTCACACCTCTATTGTTTCAAGGACAATCCATTTCCAGTACTAAAATAAGAAAAGCCATTGAACGAAGAGATTTTAGCTTAGCCTCTCAACTCTTAGGGCGCAGCTATCGAATCGAAGGGATTGTGGGGACCGGACAGGGAGTAGGCAAAACAATTGGTTTTCCCACAGCCAATTTAGAGCATATCGTCCAACTCCTCCCCCCTCCTGGGGTTTATGGCTGTCAGGTAGTCTATAATAAAGAGATTTTTATAGGTGTCGCCAACTATGGACGCCGTCCTACTGTCCAGGAAGAAGGGAGGCTTAATCTAGAACTTCATCTGATAGATTTTGAAGGCAACCTGTACGGACAAACGCTTTCCTTATTCAATTTCCATTTTCTTAGAGAAGAAAAAAGATTCCTTTCGGTTGAAGAACTTAAGCAGCAGATAGCTAAAGATATCGAAAAAACAAAAAGTTTTTTTCTATGA
- a CDS encoding phospho-sugar mutase: protein MNFSLLNAIEAAFKDHKLLEEAFKNLHAFLSTTNLTTIEKESIQELVQTNNWEELNERFYKKLSFGTGGIRGRTIGRVITQAERGNADVHGPPQFPAVGVNCMNDRNVRSAALGLANYLKRNFPGEPLKIVISHDSRHFSRYFAELCARELQKVGGEAFLFESQRSTPQLSFTVRWLKAHGGIMITASHNPPYDNGFKAYFRDGCQLIEPHASEVIKEVEKIESSPDLSTSSAEGRLTHLGPDADRAYMEAVETVCLDPKAFASAREKLKVVYTPLHGTGIEIIPKLFDRHGIHYSLVQSQSVPDGSFPTVKTPNPEDPAALSLAVQQAKVENSDIVIGTDPDGDRMGAAIKNRDGEFVHLTGNQIFALFAYYRTSKLFQLGILTPENAHRAVIIKSFVTTDLIKKIAEHFQVRCVETLTGFKYIGAKLLKYEMQSGLVDYDSHPFEERRAVQLQRGTYFICGGEESYGTSCGDYVRDKDANSAALELVEVAGWAAMQSMNLLEYLDSIYIRFGYFAEKLGTLTFEGAEESGYIGTILQSYRNEPPREFLDQKLLSFDDFGLEDHYDSEGDLIPKEIMLHFLFENNNKLVVRASGTEPKIKFYLFTHFPVTNRLEQVKEEAQNFLNKWWEAIQGDVKRRISK from the coding sequence ATGAACTTTTCTTTACTCAATGCAATAGAGGCGGCCTTCAAGGATCACAAACTTCTCGAAGAAGCTTTTAAAAACCTTCATGCCTTCCTAAGCACTACCAATTTAACAACGATTGAAAAGGAGTCTATCCAGGAACTGGTACAGACCAACAACTGGGAAGAGCTCAATGAACGGTTCTATAAAAAGCTTTCTTTTGGAACCGGTGGTATTCGTGGCAGGACGATAGGAAGGGTTATTACTCAGGCCGAAAGAGGGAATGCTGATGTCCATGGTCCTCCTCAATTTCCAGCTGTTGGCGTTAACTGCATGAACGATCGCAATGTTCGCAGCGCTGCATTAGGTTTAGCTAATTACCTGAAAAGGAATTTTCCTGGCGAACCATTAAAAATTGTCATTTCCCATGATTCCCGTCATTTTTCTCGGTATTTTGCCGAACTTTGTGCAAGAGAATTACAAAAGGTAGGGGGAGAGGCTTTTCTTTTTGAGTCTCAGCGATCCACTCCCCAGCTTTCCTTTACTGTCAGATGGTTGAAGGCGCATGGTGGGATTATGATTACGGCAAGCCATAACCCTCCCTATGACAATGGCTTTAAAGCCTACTTTCGAGATGGCTGCCAACTCATTGAACCTCACGCCTCTGAGGTCATCAAAGAGGTGGAGAAGATCGAATCTTCTCCAGATTTATCCACGTCCTCTGCCGAAGGCCGTTTGACTCATCTGGGACCAGATGCTGATAGGGCTTATATGGAAGCTGTTGAAACCGTCTGCCTTGATCCCAAAGCCTTTGCTAGCGCCAGAGAAAAACTAAAGGTAGTTTATACTCCCCTGCATGGGACTGGTATTGAAATCATTCCAAAGCTCTTCGACAGGCACGGAATCCATTACAGCCTTGTCCAAAGCCAATCGGTTCCAGACGGAAGCTTCCCTACCGTAAAGACTCCTAATCCTGAAGATCCTGCTGCCCTTTCTCTAGCTGTCCAACAAGCAAAAGTAGAAAACAGCGATATTGTCATCGGAACCGATCCTGATGGAGATAGAATGGGAGCAGCTATAAAAAATCGAGATGGAGAATTTGTTCATTTAACTGGGAACCAGATTTTTGCCCTTTTTGCTTATTATAGGACCTCCAAACTTTTCCAACTTGGCATCCTGACTCCGGAAAATGCGCACAGAGCGGTGATAATTAAATCATTTGTAACGACTGATCTTATTAAAAAAATTGCCGAGCATTTTCAGGTTCGATGCGTAGAAACGCTCACCGGTTTTAAATATATTGGTGCAAAGCTCTTAAAATATGAGATGCAATCTGGCCTTGTGGATTACGACTCGCATCCTTTTGAAGAAAGAAGAGCGGTGCAACTCCAAAGAGGAACATATTTTATCTGCGGAGGAGAAGAAAGCTATGGGACTTCCTGTGGGGATTATGTAAGGGACAAGGATGCCAACAGCGCAGCCCTAGAACTTGTCGAAGTAGCCGGATGGGCGGCTATGCAATCGATGAATCTCTTAGAATATCTAGATTCCATTTACATTCGTTTTGGCTATTTTGCTGAAAAACTAGGGACTTTAACTTTCGAAGGGGCTGAGGAGTCGGGCTACATTGGGACCATTCTGCAATCTTATAGAAACGAGCCGCCAAGAGAATTTCTTGATCAAAAACTTCTATCCTTTGACGATTTTGGGCTGGAAGACCATTATGATAGCGAAGGGGATCTCATTCCAAAGGAAATCATGCTGCATTTTCTCTTTGAAAATAACAACAAGCTAGTGGTCCGAGCATCAGGCACAGAGCCGAAAATAAAGTTTTATTTGTTTACCCATTTCCCAGTGACTAACAGACTTGAGCAAGTCAAAGAAGAGGCTCAGAACTTTTTGAATAAATGGTGGGAAGCCATTCAAGGGGATGTTAAACGAAGAATAAGTAAGTAA
- a CDS encoding DUF2165 family protein, with the protein MSNQPSYHPSFFQAAIRISKILILLFFSFYFLLIALNNLLDYETNYTYLRHVLLMDTIPKASHLHYRAWNSPFLFSLVYNSLILWEGLCGTLLLIGTFFLLKNFFKSPIAFQKAKSVGIVGLSLGLIQWLYFFILGAGEWFQMWQSSNYNGLPQAFRMSILILIFLVYYVPLEPDA; encoded by the coding sequence ATGTCCAATCAGCCATCCTATCATCCTTCGTTTTTTCAGGCCGCTATCAGGATTTCCAAGATCCTCATCCTTTTGTTCTTTTCTTTCTATTTTCTTTTAATCGCCCTAAACAACCTCTTGGATTATGAGACTAACTATACCTACCTTCGGCATGTCTTGCTTATGGATACCATTCCAAAAGCTTCTCATCTCCATTACAGGGCTTGGAACTCACCCTTTCTCTTCTCGTTAGTCTACAATAGTCTCATTCTATGGGAAGGCCTTTGTGGGACGTTGCTTCTCATAGGAACTTTTTTTCTTCTTAAGAACTTTTTTAAATCACCAATCGCTTTTCAAAAAGCCAAAAGCGTCGGCATCGTCGGGCTTAGTCTTGGGCTCATCCAATGGCTCTATTTTTTCATCCTTGGAGCCGGAGAATGGTTTCAGATGTGGCAAAGTAGCAATTATAATGGCTTACCTCAAGCCTTTAGAATGTCTATTTTAATCCTCATTTTTCTTGTCTATTATGTGCCCTTAGAACCTGATGCCTAA
- the truB gene encoding tRNA pseudouridine(55) synthase TruB, with amino-acid sequence MDIDGVLLVDKPKGYTSHDMVDFVRKKFNIKKVGHCGTLDPMATGLLVLVLGKATKIQDLLMSEDKRYEGVLRLGQSTTTQDSDGKIVEEKPVPPLSLEELKQVFDRFVGDFYQIPPMISAIKSHGVPLYKLAREGKEVERKPRLVHVYSYQIKKWEPPFVDFEVFCGKGFYVRTYCYDIGQALGCGGHLFSLVRTQSGNFKLAQALPFDVLKSMLSPKELLNHVLSLPEVSRIRRQ; translated from the coding sequence ATGGATATTGACGGCGTACTATTGGTGGATAAGCCCAAAGGCTATACCTCCCATGACATGGTTGATTTTGTAAGGAAAAAATTCAACATTAAAAAAGTTGGTCATTGCGGTACCTTAGACCCAATGGCCACAGGGTTGCTCGTGCTCGTTCTTGGAAAGGCGACAAAGATTCAGGATCTGCTGATGTCAGAAGACAAACGCTATGAAGGGGTCCTCCGCCTTGGCCAATCAACAACCACTCAGGATTCCGATGGGAAGATCGTGGAAGAAAAGCCTGTCCCTCCTCTCTCTTTAGAAGAACTCAAACAGGTCTTTGATCGGTTTGTGGGCGACTTCTATCAAATTCCACCCATGATTTCAGCCATAAAAAGTCACGGAGTGCCACTCTATAAACTAGCTAGAGAGGGAAAAGAGGTAGAAAGGAAACCAAGACTTGTCCATGTCTACTCCTACCAAATAAAAAAATGGGAACCACCATTTGTCGACTTCGAAGTTTTCTGCGGTAAAGGCTTCTACGTCCGCACCTACTGTTATGATATAGGACAGGCTCTTGGCTGTGGCGGGCATCTTTTTTCCTTGGTTCGGACTCAATCCGGAAATTTCAAACTGGCTCAAGCCCTGCCCTTTGATGTTCTTAAATCCATGCTGAGTCCCAAAGAGTTATTAAACCATGTACTTTCTCTACCAGAAGTTTCCAGAATCCGCAGACAATGA
- a CDS encoding DHH family phosphoesterase has translation MNINLDNNADVSAIGTFFKENHSFVILSHCRPDGDAYGSAIGLGLVLKNLGKKVDAYIEEGLLEHFAFLPGASILKAPTEVAPDPQTKIITVDCSNIKRPGLFFESWNRPVDLNFDHHIDNTRFATLNVVEPQASSSCEVIFRCIEKLSLPCPKEAAANFYVGLLTDTNAFCFRSFPPETFELAAKLIRLGADPEFLSVCAFRNYPLSRFLLLREVLNQTHFVEEAKIAYYILTTDMYLKTGSNRGEAENFLYYLLMVKSVVVAFMLEELSPNLIRLSLRSSKDFDVRRIASKFGGGGHIRAAGARIKLDLEQAKKTVLSEIKALLD, from the coding sequence ATGAATATAAACCTAGACAACAACGCTGATGTATCTGCAATCGGAACGTTTTTTAAAGAAAATCATTCTTTTGTCATTCTATCACATTGTCGGCCTGATGGGGATGCTTATGGATCAGCGATCGGTCTTGGGCTGGTACTGAAAAATCTCGGGAAAAAAGTTGATGCGTATATAGAAGAAGGTCTTCTAGAGCATTTTGCTTTTTTGCCTGGAGCCTCAATTCTTAAGGCTCCAACAGAAGTTGCTCCCGATCCACAAACTAAAATTATCACGGTGGATTGTTCGAATATCAAAAGACCCGGTCTCTTTTTCGAATCCTGGAATAGGCCAGTCGATCTGAACTTTGACCACCATATTGACAATACTCGATTTGCTACCCTCAATGTCGTCGAGCCACAGGCTTCTTCAAGCTGCGAAGTCATCTTTCGGTGTATCGAGAAACTCTCACTACCCTGTCCCAAAGAAGCTGCCGCTAATTTTTATGTTGGTCTTCTAACTGATACCAATGCCTTTTGTTTCCGCTCTTTTCCTCCAGAAACTTTCGAATTGGCTGCAAAACTTATCCGATTGGGTGCTGACCCAGAATTTTTATCCGTCTGCGCTTTTAGAAATTACCCATTATCCCGCTTTCTTCTATTAAGAGAAGTGCTTAATCAAACACACTTTGTCGAAGAGGCCAAAATAGCCTATTACATTCTTACAACTGACATGTATCTCAAAACTGGTTCCAATCGAGGAGAAGCAGAAAACTTCCTTTACTATCTATTAATGGTCAAATCGGTTGTGGTAGCCTTCATGCTTGAAGAGCTATCCCCTAATCTCATCCGTTTAAGCCTGCGTTCCTCAAAAGACTTTGATGTTCGTCGAATCGCTTCAAAGTTTGGAGGAGGAGGACACATACGGGCAGCTGGTGCGCGCATTAAACTGGATCTCGAGCAAGCTAAAAAAACTGTTTTATCAGAGATCAAAGCTTTGCTTGACTAA